The genomic DNA ACCGCCGGCATGCTCGACGAGGGCGCGGCGGGGAAGACGGCGCTGCAGATCGCCGACCAGCTGGACCTGCTGGGCGCCAGCCTCTCCACCAGCGCGGGCTACGACGCCGCGCAGGCGAGCCTGTACGTGCTGAAGAAGAACTTCCCCGAGGCGCTGCGCCTCATGTCCGACGTGGTGCTGCGCCCCGACTTCCCCGACAACGAGGTGCAGCGCGTGCGCGAGGAGCGCGTCACCAACCTCACCCGCGGCCGCGACGAGCCCGCCATCATCGCGGGCAACGCCTTCCAGGCGCTGGTGTTCGGGCCGCAGCACCCGTACGGCCGCTTCGCCACCGTCGAGGCCACGCGCCAGCTGGACCGGGCGAAGGTCGAGGCGTTCCACCACGGCGCCTACCGCCCCGAGAACGCCACGCTGGTGCTGGTGGGCGACGTGGACCCGGGGATGCAGGCCCAGGTGGAGCAGGCGTTCGGCGCCTGGCGCGCCATGGGCCCGGCGCCCGCGCAGGCCGGCGGGCTCGACGAGCCGCAGATCGCCCGCACCACCATCTACCTGGTCGACAAGCCGGGCGCCGCGCAGAGCGAGATCCGCATCGGGCACCCCGGCGTGCCGCGCAACACGCCCGACTACTTCGCGCTGCAGGTGCTCAACACCATCCTGGGCGGCTCGTTCACCAGCCGGCTGAACCAGAACCTGCGCGAGACGCACGGCTGGACGTACGGCGCCGGTTCGGGCTTCGCCATGCGGCGCGCCGCCGGGCCCTTCCAGGCGCGCTCGGCGGTGGTGACGGCCAAGACCGACAGCGCGGTGGTGGAGTTCTTCCGGGAGCTCAACCGCATCCGCACCGAGCCGATCCCCGCCGAGGAGCTGGACAAGGCCAAGCGCTACCTGGCGCTGGGCTACCCGCAGGACCTGGAGACCACGCAGGAGGTGGCCGGGCAGCTCGCCGACCTGGTCACCTACGGGATCGACCCGTCGTTCTTCAAGACCTACGTGTCGAGCGTGATGGCGGTGACCCCCGAGGACGTGCGCCGGGTGGCCAACCGCTACGTGCGCCCCGGCCAGGCCGTGGTGGTGGTGGTCGGCGACCGGAGCGTCATCGAGGCCGGCCTCAAGTCGATCAACGTGGCCCCCGTCGAGGTGCGCGACGTCGCCGAGTTCGTCAAGGAGTGACGGCGGTACGGAGTACGAAAGTACGGAAGTACGAAGGGGCCCGGGAGCGATCCCGGGCCCCTCGCGCGTTCGTCCGCTCCCGCGCTCCGTCGCGCGCAGCGCCGAGGTGTTTCCCCTCTCCCGTGGTCTGGGAGAGGGGAGCGCGGCCCAGGTCG from Longimicrobium sp. includes the following:
- a CDS encoding pitrilysin family protein — translated: MKRATTLLALGAALAGGAPAALAQFPTTPPSLGPAPAVNPPEPVTRTLANGMKVTFVRMPELPVVSAVLVIRGAGTTEDPAALPGLASFTAGMLDEGAAGKTALQIADQLDLLGASLSTSAGYDAAQASLYVLKKNFPEALRLMSDVVLRPDFPDNEVQRVREERVTNLTRGRDEPAIIAGNAFQALVFGPQHPYGRFATVEATRQLDRAKVEAFHHGAYRPENATLVLVGDVDPGMQAQVEQAFGAWRAMGPAPAQAGGLDEPQIARTTIYLVDKPGAAQSEIRIGHPGVPRNTPDYFALQVLNTILGGSFTSRLNQNLRETHGWTYGAGSGFAMRRAAGPFQARSAVVTAKTDSAVVEFFRELNRIRTEPIPAEELDKAKRYLALGYPQDLETTQEVAGQLADLVTYGIDPSFFKTYVSSVMAVTPEDVRRVANRYVRPGQAVVVVVGDRSVIEAGLKSINVAPVEVRDVAEFVKE